In one Gammaproteobacteria bacterium genomic region, the following are encoded:
- a CDS encoding glycosyltransferase family 2 protein: MISCTVVIVNFNTGELLKDCVASAITNDFVNRIVVVDNYSTDNSMELLMDSEKLTKIYRDINPGFASSCNLGAEKAKTEFLLFLNPDCILLDKETISTLINNLQQNANSAIAGCLILNPDGSEQRASRRRLPTLWRAIKTYSGIEKLAKICHCFAGVNLFYQPMPKVVQKVEAISGALILIKKKVFDEIGGFDKNYPLHFEDLDLFKQVKDKGYDVLFNPNVNAVHHQGTSSQFNSKVSEFKKQGLRRYFHKHCSWISFKIINILSRFL; the protein is encoded by the coding sequence ATGATTTCCTGTACAGTTGTTATTGTTAATTTTAACACTGGTGAATTGTTAAAGGATTGTGTGGCCTCGGCAATTACAAATGATTTTGTCAATCGAATTGTTGTCGTTGATAATTACTCCACAGATAACAGCATGGAGCTACTCATGGATAGTGAAAAGCTGACCAAAATTTATCGTGATATTAATCCGGGATTTGCTTCAAGTTGTAATCTGGGAGCTGAAAAAGCAAAAACAGAATTCTTATTGTTTCTAAATCCCGATTGTATTCTTTTGGATAAAGAAACAATTTCTACATTAATAAATAATTTACAGCAAAATGCAAATTCTGCAATTGCAGGTTGTTTGATATTAAATCCTGATGGTTCTGAGCAAAGAGCGAGTCGCAGAAGGCTTCCAACACTTTGGCGAGCAATCAAAACTTACTCTGGAATTGAAAAACTGGCAAAAATATGTCATTGCTTTGCTGGTGTGAATTTATTTTATCAGCCAATGCCAAAGGTGGTTCAAAAGGTAGAAGCCATTTCCGGTGCTTTAATTTTAATTAAGAAAAAAGTGTTTGATGAAATTGGAGGTTTTGATAAAAACTATCCTTTACACTTTGAGGACTTGGATTTGTTCAAACAAGTGAAGGATAAAGGTTATGATGTTTTGTTTAATCCGAATGTGAATGCGGTTCATCATCAAGGAACCTCTAGTCAATTCAACTCTAAAGTTTCAGAGTTTAAAAAACAGGGCTTGCGAAGATATTTTCACAAGCACTGTTCATGGATTTCTTTCAAAATAATTAATATACTCAGCCGCTTTCTATGA
- the ettA gene encoding energy-dependent translational throttle protein EttA, with protein sequence MAQYIYTMNRVSKVVPPNKEIIKDISISFFPGAKIGVLGLNGAGKSTVLRIMAGVDKEYNGESRPQPGIKIGYLPQEPELDEEKSVRENVELGMAEVKAMLDEFDEISMKFGEEMTDEEMNDLLAKQAELQEKIETANGWELDRTLERAADALRLPPWDAKVANLSGGEKRRVALCKLLLSAPDMLLLDEPTNHLDAETVAWLERFLADFSGTIVAVTHDRYFLDNVAEWILELDRGHGIPYHGNYSSWLEQKEQRLIQEKRDEASHMKTIKQELEWVRSNAKGRRTKSKARLKQFEELQSKEFQKRNETNQIYIPQGPRLGEDVIEFQNVSKAFEDKLLIDNLSFKVPQGAIVGIIGPNGAGKSTLFNMIAGTEKPDNGSVHVGPTVELAYVSQSREDLQNDKQLWDDVGEGNEVLKIGNYTIPVRAWLSRFNFKGADQQKQVKNLSGGERNRLQLAKVLKSGGNVLLLDEPTNDLDVETLRALEEAILNFSGSVMVISHDRWFLDRIATHILAYEDESHVEFFEGNYSEYELDYKRRFGDIPQPHRIKYKKLS encoded by the coding sequence ATGGCACAATACATTTATACAATGAATCGGGTGAGCAAGGTTGTTCCACCGAATAAAGAAATTATTAAAGACATTTCCATTAGTTTTTTCCCCGGAGCCAAAATTGGTGTTCTCGGCTTAAATGGAGCCGGAAAATCCACCGTCTTACGCATTATGGCTGGTGTTGATAAGGAATATAACGGTGAGTCACGACCACAACCGGGAATTAAAATCGGTTATCTACCTCAAGAGCCGGAATTGGATGAAGAGAAGTCTGTTAGAGAAAATGTCGAATTAGGTATGGCAGAAGTTAAAGCTATGCTGGATGAGTTTGATGAAATTTCGATGAAGTTCGGCGAGGAAATGACTGATGAAGAGATGAATGATTTGCTTGCTAAACAAGCAGAGCTTCAAGAAAAAATCGAAACTGCCAATGGTTGGGAACTGGATAGAACTTTAGAACGAGCCGCTGATGCTTTAAGACTTCCACCTTGGGATGCAAAAGTAGCTAATTTATCAGGTGGTGAGAAACGCCGTGTTGCATTGTGTAAGCTTTTGTTGTCTGCGCCGGATATGCTGTTGTTAGACGAACCAACCAACCATTTAGATGCTGAAACAGTTGCATGGTTGGAGCGGTTTTTAGCTGATTTCTCAGGAACAATTGTTGCTGTCACGCATGATCGTTATTTTCTGGATAATGTTGCTGAGTGGATTCTGGAATTAGATCGCGGACATGGTATCCCTTATCACGGAAATTACAGTTCCTGGTTAGAACAAAAAGAACAAAGGCTGATTCAGGAAAAACGTGACGAAGCCTCTCATATGAAAACCATCAAACAAGAATTAGAGTGGGTTCGTTCCAATGCCAAGGGCCGAAGAACCAAATCCAAAGCTCGCTTAAAACAGTTTGAGGAGTTGCAATCCAAAGAGTTCCAAAAACGCAATGAAACTAATCAAATTTACATTCCTCAAGGTCCTCGATTAGGTGAAGATGTGATTGAGTTTCAAAATGTTTCTAAAGCATTTGAAGATAAATTGCTCATTGACAATCTCAGTTTTAAAGTTCCTCAAGGAGCAATTGTCGGAATTATTGGTCCCAATGGTGCCGGAAAGTCGACATTGTTTAACATGATTGCAGGAACCGAAAAACCTGATAATGGAAGTGTTCACGTTGGACCAACAGTTGAACTCGCTTATGTCAGCCAGTCTCGCGAAGATTTACAAAATGACAAGCAACTGTGGGATGATGTTGGTGAAGGAAATGAAGTACTGAAAATTGGCAATTATACCATCCCGGTTCGAGCCTGGCTCAGTCGCTTCAATTTCAAAGGGGCCGATCAACAAAAACAAGTTAAGAACCTTTCCGGTGGTGAACGCAATCGTTTGCAACTCGCTAAAGTTTTGAAGTCCGGTGGCAATGTTTTATTGCTTGATGAGCCAACTAATGATTTAGATGTGGAGACACTTCGTGCCTTGGAGGAAGCTATTTTGAATTTCTCAGGTTCTGTGATGGTCATTTCTCATGATCGTTGGTTTTTGGATCGCATAGCAACGCATATTCTGGCTTATGAAGATGAGTCTCATGTGGAATTTTTTGAAGGGAATTATTCTGAATATGAACTGGATTACAAACGTCGTTTTGGTGATATTCCGCAACCTCACAGAATCAAATACAAGAAACTGTCATAG
- a CDS encoding triple tyrosine motif-containing protein, producing the protein MQGEYFGLNSAYKSPDGKLYFGGRNGFNSFYPQDITTNSTPPNIVLTEFKRFGKQVIPNLKQDDFLLEKPINELESLELTHKYYVIGFEFAALDFAAPEKNQYAYKLEGFDPDWTYVSADERTATYTNLPSGNYTFRVKGSNKDGVWNEEGKSLKVKVYPAPWLSWWAYTIYVFTFFALLSWYLHRKNKRNLMITNMLKEQVEERTSELQVQKQKVENLLVKKNEMFANVSHEFRTPLTLILGPVHKLLKSNLRYEDIKSLKMVNRNANRLLTMIEQLLLLARVSGSEKIVFKPQLIAHQVLSIYEIFKPLAEEKGIEFILKENRPLAISVVENTIDTILGNLVSNEIKYTPHGGKVIVSSYSNDSQGDHSGIRYRMRLG; encoded by the coding sequence TTGCAGGGTGAGTACTTTGGCCTCAACTCTGCATACAAATCACCTGATGGTAAATTGTATTTTGGTGGAAGGAATGGCTTTAATAGTTTCTATCCTCAAGATATAACAACTAATAGTACACCGCCAAACATAGTTTTAACTGAGTTCAAAAGATTTGGTAAACAGGTTATTCCAAACCTGAAACAAGACGACTTTCTCCTTGAAAAGCCCATTAATGAACTTGAAAGTTTAGAACTAACTCACAAATATTACGTCATTGGATTTGAGTTTGCAGCTCTTGATTTTGCAGCGCCTGAAAAGAACCAATATGCTTATAAGCTGGAAGGTTTTGACCCGGACTGGACTTATGTTTCAGCAGATGAACGAACAGCGACCTATACCAACTTACCATCGGGGAATTATACTTTCAGAGTCAAGGGTTCAAACAAAGATGGAGTTTGGAATGAGGAAGGCAAGTCTTTAAAAGTTAAAGTTTATCCTGCACCTTGGTTATCATGGTGGGCTTATACAATTTATGTTTTCACATTTTTTGCACTTTTATCTTGGTACTTACACAGGAAAAACAAAAGGAATCTAATGATTACCAATATGCTGAAAGAGCAGGTTGAGGAAAGAACCTCGGAGTTACAGGTGCAAAAGCAAAAGGTTGAAAATTTATTGGTTAAAAAGAACGAAATGTTCGCTAATGTTTCACATGAATTTAGAACTCCTTTGACGTTGATACTTGGTCCTGTTCATAAATTATTGAAATCAAATCTTAGGTATGAAGATATCAAGTCATTAAAAATGGTCAATCGGAATGCCAATAGACTTCTGACAATGATTGAACAGTTGTTATTATTGGCGCGAGTGTCAGGGAGTGAAAAAATCGTATTTAAACCTCAATTGATTGCACATCAGGTTTTATCCATCTATGAGATATTTAAACCATTAGCAGAAGAAAAAGGAATTGAATTCATTTTAAAAGAAAATAGACCTCTAGCAATCAGCGTCGTTGAAAATACGATAGATACAATTCTCGGCAATCTGGTATCCAATGAGATTAAATACACTCCTCATGGTGGTAAAGTTATTGTGAGTTCCTATTCAAATGATAGCCAAGGCGATCATTCAGGTATCAGATACAGGATGCGGCTTGGATGA
- a CDS encoding response regulator produces the protein MIAKAIIQVSDTGCGLDENQKNEIFNRFQRLDSHANIDGVGLGLSVVEEMVKINKGTINVESEKGVGSTFTVIFDAIDAQEISETPEIDNHRLVSQLARNSSLEFEKQQEDVVFLGNKKNDTILIIEDNNDMRGHITDTLKDNFYCIVTNRGKSGVALAIEHVPDIILCDVMMPEMDGFKVSRIIRSDSLTSHIPLVLLTALHEKQYRIKGWRENIDAYLTKPFDNQELILQLNNILTIRNLLKQKAKEHVTAGKNVDMASDLPKVDQNFINKLNKIIADNYKNPNLQRPQIASAMAVSTKQLQRKLKALIDKNPMDLLKEYRLTKAAELLKEGYQVSFVSDECGFNSLSHFSQVFKEQYGTPPKKYQQVTQTQS, from the coding sequence ATGATAGCCAAGGCGATCATTCAGGTATCAGATACAGGATGCGGCTTGGATGAAAACCAAAAAAATGAAATTTTCAATCGTTTCCAACGTCTGGATTCTCATGCAAATATTGATGGAGTTGGTTTGGGTTTGTCAGTTGTTGAGGAAATGGTCAAAATAAACAAAGGAACTATCAATGTTGAGAGTGAAAAAGGAGTTGGTAGTACTTTTACGGTAATTTTTGATGCAATTGATGCCCAAGAAATATCGGAAACTCCGGAAATTGATAATCACAGGCTTGTCAGTCAATTGGCAAGAAACTCGAGTTTGGAATTTGAGAAACAACAGGAGGATGTCGTTTTCTTGGGTAATAAGAAGAATGACACAATTCTAATTATTGAAGATAACAATGATATGAGAGGGCACATTACGGATACTTTGAAAGATAATTTTTATTGTATTGTCACAAATCGAGGTAAGTCCGGTGTTGCTTTAGCAATTGAGCATGTTCCGGATATTATTCTTTGTGATGTCATGATGCCGGAAATGGACGGCTTTAAAGTGAGCAGAATCATAAGATCCGATTCTCTAACTTCTCATATTCCCTTGGTTCTTCTGACAGCTCTCCATGAGAAGCAATACCGGATAAAAGGCTGGAGAGAAAACATTGATGCCTATTTAACTAAGCCGTTTGATAATCAAGAACTGATTCTGCAACTGAATAATATTCTGACAATCCGGAATCTGCTCAAACAAAAGGCAAAAGAACATGTTACGGCCGGTAAAAATGTTGATATGGCTAGCGATTTACCAAAAGTGGATCAGAACTTTATTAACAAATTGAATAAAATTATTGCAGATAACTATAAAAATCCAAATTTACAAAGACCTCAAATAGCATCAGCCATGGCGGTTAGTACCAAACAGTTACAAAGAAAACTGAAAGCCTTGATTGATAAAAACCCTATGGATTTACTCAAGGAGTATCGTTTGACGAAAGCGGCCGAATTGCTTAAAGAAGGCTATCAAGTCAGTTTTGTCTCCGATGAGTGCGGATTTAATTCCCTTTCACACTTTTCACAGGTGTTTAAAGAGCAATATGGAACTCCACCGAAAAAATATCAACAGGTGACTCAAACCCAAAGCTAA
- a CDS encoding gamma carbonic anhydrase family protein encodes MSVRKFENKSPKIHQSAYIDEQACVIGDVEIGEDSSIWPMTVVRGDVNFIKIGNQTNIQDGSILHVTHKGEYDKDGGPLIIGNGVTVGHSATLHACTIGDYCLIGMGAIILDKCIIEHHSMIAAGAVVPPGKHIKSGELWMGNPAKKVKDLTERQIQQLEYSAQHYVKLKNKYQF; translated from the coding sequence TGCTTACATCGATGAACAAGCCTGTGTAATTGGCGATGTGGAAATAGGCGAAGACAGTTCTATCTGGCCTATGACCGTTGTTCGTGGCGATGTTAATTTTATTAAAATTGGCAACCAAACCAATATCCAGGATGGAAGTATACTACATGTCACCCACAAAGGTGAATACGATAAAGACGGAGGACCACTTATAATAGGAAACGGGGTTACTGTCGGACATTCTGCAACTCTCCACGCCTGTACCATTGGCGACTATTGTTTGATTGGAATGGGAGCCATTATTCTGGATAAATGTATCATCGAACATCACTCCATGATTGCCGCAGGAGCTGTTGTTCCACCCGGCAAACACATCAAATCCGGCGAACTGTGGATGGGCAACCCGGCAAAAAAAGTCAAAGATTTAACTGAAAGACAAATTCAGCAATTGGAATATTCAGCACAACATTATGTTAAGTTGAAAAACAAATATCAATTTTAG